A window from Salvia miltiorrhiza cultivar Shanhuang (shh) chromosome 2, IMPLAD_Smil_shh, whole genome shotgun sequence encodes these proteins:
- the LOC131013164 gene encoding PRA1 family protein F2-like has product MSTYGTIPTLSSPTVKLDYISLARERLNAGLAACRPWRQMFDVHRFDLPKSVAEARERAAANAAYFLTNYAISALAILFLSLLWHPISLMVFVAAMAAWLYLYFMRDEPLAVAGRTINDRTVLIGLSVSTIVVLLLTQAAGNIVAALMVAVVLVLIHGAVRTTDDLVSDAAETGGLWRSIDGQPSSH; this is encoded by the coding sequence ATGTCTACCTACGGCACCATTCCTACGTTGTCATCCCCCACCGTGAAGCTCGACTACATCTCACTGGCCAGGGAGCGCCTCAACGCAGGCCTCGCTGCCTGCCGCCCGTGGCGGCAAATGTTCGACGTCCACCGCTTCGACCTACCCAAATCTGTAGCGGAGGCACGGGAGCGCGCCGCCGCCAATGCGGCGTACTTCCTCACGAACTACGCGATCTCTGCTCTCGCGATCCTCTTCCTCAGCCTCCTTTGGCACCCGATCTCGCTCATGGTCTTCGTCGCGGCGATGGCGGCGTGGCTCTACCTCTACTTCATGCGGGACGAGCCGCTGGCGGTCGCCGGCCGGACGATCAACGACCGCACGGTGCTGATCGGGCTCTCGGTGTCGACGATCGTCGTCCTGCTGCTCACGCAGGCCGCCGGCAATATCGTGGCTGCGCTGATGGTGGCAGTCGTATTGGTGCTGATCCACGGCGCCGTGAGGACTACCGACGATTTGGTTTCCGATGCGGCGGAGACCGGCGGTTTGTGGAGGTCTATTGACGGTCAACCTTCTTCCCATTGA